In Streptomyces sp. HUAS ZL42, the DNA window CACCGCGGGTCCAGAGGGAGGCGGTGGCGGTGGCGGGGGGCTGCAGACGGTCGGCGAGGCCCACTTCGCGCGCGAGGGCCACCGCCTCGGGGCGGCGCGCCAGCATCGACTCGGCGCCGAGGTCCACCCGCACGCCCGCGATCTCGCCGGGCAGCAGCTTGCCGCCGACCCGCTCGGACGCCTCGAGCACGGTCACGCGCGCACCGCGCTGCAGCAGCCGGTGCGCGGCCGCCAGCCCCGCGATCCCGGCTCCGATGACGACGACATGCCCCGGGCCCGTACGTGATCCGCTCATGGCTCCACCCTCTCAGACGCCACCGACCGTCGTGCCAGGGCCATGTGGCCCTGCCGAGTCCCGACCGTGACCGCATCGGAACCGTTCCACCCCAACGTCCCGGCCCGTCCCGGCGTCGAAGGAACGTCAGTCGTCACAACCCTCGGGGGGTACGCCCGCATGCGCGCACAACGTTCCGCACGACGACCCGGCCGGGCTCTGGCCGGGATCCTGCTCGCCGCCCTCGCGCTCACCGGATGCAGCGGCGCGAACGACATGGGAGCCAGTAGCTCCGACGGCAAGGCCGCCGACAGCAAGGGGGAGGCCGTGGCGCCGGAGGGCGCCGGGGACGCCGGCCGGGCGAGCGGCGCGAAGTCGAGCACGCCGCCCAAGCTCACCGCGAACAGCATCATCCGCACCGCGTCGCTGACCGTGCAGGTCAAGAACGTGCCGAAGGCCCTCGACCAGGCCCGCACCGCCACCGAGAACGCGGGCGGCTACGTCGCCGACGAGACCACCACCCGGGACGAGAAGGGCAACGAGCAGACCCGTGTCGTCCTGCGCGTGCCCACCGAACGGTACGAGCAGGTCCTCGCCGACCTGGAGGGGACGGGCAGGCTCCTCGACCGCGCCGCGAAGGCCCAGGACGTCACCGACCAGGTCGTCGACGTGGAGAGCCGCATCCAGTCGCAGCGTGCCAGCGTGGCCCGGATCCGCGAACTGATGGACCGGGCCACCAAGCTGAGCGACGTCGTGACCCTGGAGGGCGAGCTGAGCAGCCGGGAGGCCGACCTCGAGGCGCTGCTCGCCCAGCAGGCGTCCCTGAAGGACCGCACGTCCATGGCCACCATCACCGTCTCCCTGACCCGGACTCCGGTGAAGAAGGCCGAGAAGGACGACGATCCCGGGTTCCTGGACGCGCTCGCGGGCGCCTGGCACGCGTTCGTGACCATGCTGCGCTGGATCGCCGTGGTACTCGGCGCGGTGCTGCCGTTCGCCGCGGTGGCCGTGCTGGTCCTTCTGGTGTGGCTGCGCCTGGTCCGGCCCCGGCTGCCGCGCCGCCCGGCTCCCGCACCCGCGACGGGCGCACTGGGCCCGCTGCCCACGGCCCGTCCGGCGCCGGAGGCCCCGCGCGCGCAGGAGCCGGGTGAGCAGGACTGAAATGCGGCGTCGCCGTAGCGTGTTCGCATGAACATGAGCAGCGCGCACGCTTCGAGGGAACGGCTGGTCGTGATCGGCGGCGACGCGGCGGGGATGTCCGCCGCGTCGCAGGCGCGCCGCCTCAAGGGCCCCGACGAGCTGGAGATCGTGGTCTACGAGCGCGGTCACTTCACGTCCTTCTCGGCGTGCGGCATCCCTTACTGGGTGGGCGGAGACGTCACGGAACGCGACCGGCTCATCGCGCGTACGCCGGAGGAACACCGCGCGCGGGGCATCGACGTACGCCTGCGCACCGAGGTCACGGCGATCGACGTGGAACGGCGGGGAGTGAGCGCGCGGGACGTCGATTCCGGGGACGAGTCCTGGACGTCGTACGACAAACTCGTGATCGCGACCGGCGCCCGCCCGGTCCGGCCGGACATGCCGGGCGCCGACGCCCCGGGCGTGCACGGCGTGCAGACCCTCGACGACGGCCAGGCGCTCCTGGACACGCTCACGCGCGCGCGTGGCCGGCGCGCGGTGGTCATCGGCGCGGGCTACATCGGCGTGGAGATGGCCGAGGCGCTCATCAACCGCGGCTACTCGGTGACCGTGGTCAACCGCGGCAAGGAGCCGATGTCCACGCTCGATCCCGACATGGGCCGGCTGGTGCACGAGGCCATGGAGGGCATGGGTATCACCATGGTCGACGACGCCGAGGTCACCAAGGTGCTCACGGGTGAGGACGGCCGGGTCCGGGCGGTGGCCACGGAGGACGCCGAGTACCCGGCGGACGTCGTCGTCCTCGGCATCGGCGTCACCCCGGAGACCGCCCTCGCCGAGGCCGCGGGACTGCCCCTCGGCGACCACCGCGGCCTGCTCACCGACCAGTCGATGCGCGTGCGCGGCCACGAGGACATCTGGGCCGGCGGCGACTGCGTCGAGGTCCTCGACCTGGTCTCCGGGCAGCAACGCCACATCGCCCTCGGCACGCACGCCAACAAGCACGGCCAGGTCATAGGCACGAACGTGGGCGGCGGCTACGCCACCTTCCCGGGCGTGGTGGGCACGGCCGTGAGCAAGGTGTGCGACCTCGAGATCGCCCGCACGGGCCTGCGCGAGAAGGACGCGCGCAGGGCCGGCCTGCAGTTCGAAACGGTCACCATTGAGTCGACCAGCCGCGCGGGCTACTACCCCGGCGCCTCCCCCATGACGGTGAAGATGCTCGCCGAGCGCCGCACGGGGCGGCTGCTCGGCGTGCAGATCGTCGGCAGGGAGGGCGCGGGCAAGCGCGTCGACATCGCCGCGGTGGCCCTGACGGCCGGCATGACGGTGGAACAGATGACGGCCTTGGACCTGGGTTACGCGCCGCCGTTCTCACCGGTGTGGGATCCGGTGCTGGTGGCTGCCCGCAAGGCCGCAAGAGCGGTAGGGCAACGCCGTTAGGGGCGCGGGGCTGTGTCGATACGCGGCTCCGCCGCGTGGGTGCGACCAGCCCCCGCACCCCGCAACGCTCCTAAGCCGTCCCGCTGATCCGCGGCAAGGAAGCCACAGATGCACTGGGAGCCACGGCCGCCGGCTGCTCACCTCCCGGCTTCGCATGAGCCGCGGCCGGCCGGGTCGACCGCAACCGGTGACTCACCGCCTCATCCAGCGTCACCGGCCGCTGCATCTGCGAGGCAAGCCGCCCCGCCTCCTGGCCGAGGCGCGCCACGTCCTCCCAGGGCAGCCGCAGCACCAGCGAGATCTCCGCCTCGCCGTCGGGCAGGGCGTGCATCGCAGGAGTAACTCGGTCGTTCATCGCCTGTTCCTCACGTCGTCCCCGCGACGCGCCTTCCCCGTGCCGCGGGCGGTTGCCGAGTCATACGCACGCGCGCGTGCCCGCGTTCACCGGTTCGCCCGGCTCATCGGGGGCAGTACTTCCTTGTGGTCATCCCCGTCCATGACGTGAACCCGGTGCGCCGCACCCCCTGGGTGACGTACGCGCTGATCGCCGCGAACGTGTACGTCTTCCTGTCCACGCCCGGTGTCGCCGGTTCCGTGGCGGGCGACAGCAGCCTGTCCCAGCTGTGCCATCTGCAGGCGTTCCTGGACCACTACGCGGCGGTGCCCCAGGAGTTGATCCACCATCAGATGCCGAGGGTGGTCCCCACGGGCGACGTGGGCGTGGGCACGCACGGCGCGGGCTGTGTGGTGGGCCCACCGAGCTACGACAAGTCCCCGGCCCTGTCCGTCCTCACCGCGATGTTCCTGCACGGCAGCTGGCTGCACCTGCTGGGCAACATGCTGTTCCTGCTGATCTTCGGCAACAACATCGAGGACCGCATGGGGCACATCCGGTTCGCGCTGTTCTACGTCGCCTGCGGCTACGCGGCGGCGTACGGCTTCGCGCTCCTCAACGACGACTCGGGCGATCCGCTGATCGGCGCGTCCGGGGCGATCGCGGGTGTACTGGGCGCCTATCTCGTGCTGTATCCGAAGGCGAGGGTCTGGGTCCTCGTCCCGTTCCTGATCTTCCTGCCGCTGCGGCTGCCCGCCTGGCTGGTGCTGGGCTTCTGGTTCGTGCTGCAGGCGGTGTACTCCTCCGGCGAGGGCGTCTCCGACGCCGGCACCGTGGCGTACGCGGCGCACATCGTCGGCTTCCTGGCCGGGATGCTGCTCGCCTGGCCGCTGCGGCCGGGCACGCCACCGCCGCCGGAGCCGCGCGGCCGGCTGTTCGGCAGGCGGGCGCGCCCCCGGCACACGTGGTGAGCTTCGCTCAGCGAGCGGTCTGCGTGTGGACGTACTCCACGAGCCGGGTGAGGGCGTCCGGGTCGGTGGACGGCATGACGCCGTGGCCGAGATTGAAGACGTGGCCCTCGAGTCCCGCCGCCGCGTCGAGGACCTCGCGGGCCTTGGCCTCGACGGCCTGTGTCGTGGTGAAGAGGACCGTCGGGTCGAGGTTGCCCTGCAGCGCCTTGCCGGGGCCGACTCGGCGGGCGGCCTCGTCGAGCGGGACGCGCCAGTCGACGCCGACGACGTCCGCGCCCGCCTCGCCCATGAGGTTCAGCAGCTCGCCGGTGCCGACGCCGAAGTGGATGCGGGGGACGCCGTACTCCGCGACGGCCTGGAAGACCTTGGCCGAGGCCGGCATCACCGAGCGCCGGTAGTCCGCCGGTGCCAGCGCGCCGACCCAGGAGTCGAAGAGCTGGACGGCACTCGCGCCCGCCTCGATCTGGACCTTCAGGAACGCGGCGGTGATGTCCGCGAGACGGTCGAGCAGGTCGGCCCAGAGCTCGGGGTCGCCGTACATCATCGCCTTGGCGTTCTCGTACGTGCGGGACGGGCCGCCCTCGACGAGGTAGCTCGCGAGGGTGAAAGGCGCGCCGGCGAAACCGATGAGCGGGGTGGCGCCGAGTTCGGCGGTGAGCAGGCCGATCGCCTCGGTGACGTAGGAGACGTCCTCGGGAGCCAGGTCGCGCAGCCGGTCCAGGTCGGACCTGGCGCGAACGGGGTTTTCGACGACCGGGCCGACGCCGGGCTTGATGTCGAGGTCGATGCCGATGGCCTTGAGCGGGACGACGATGTCGCTGAAGTAGATCGCCGCGTCCACGTTGTGCCGGCGGACCGGCTGGAGCGTGATCTCGGTGACCAGCTCGGGGCGCATGCAGGACTCGAGCATCGGGACACCCTCGCGCACCTTGCGGTACTCCGGCAGGGAGCGCCCGGCCTGCCGCATGAACCACACGGGCGTGTGCGGCACGGGCTCACGCCTGCATGCCTTGAGGAAGGCGGAGTCGTACGTGGCTGCCGGCTGCGTCGGCTTCTTGCCCGGGGGGGTGTCGTTGGCGCTCACGACGGCAAGTCTCGCACGCCCCGGAAGCCGACGTGGCTGCGGCCCAAGGGGTGTCTTGCCCTGCGCGAAGCCCCCGTTCCCCTTAATCTTCCCCGCATGGCTGCGGCTCAGGGACGACTGTCGGACGGCGCTGACGGGATGGACGATGCGAACGAGGGGGACCCGCATGCGGGGGGTGCGGCTCCGCCGCCCTTCCGGGCTGCCGTCGACGCGCTGAGGACCGCGCGGCTGCGGCCGCAGATCGAGGTGGAGCCGACCCCCGCCCCGCAGCGCCTCGCACCGTTCTCGTACGCGCTGGAGGCCACGGTCGTCGACGGTGACCAGGACCTGGCCGACGGGCGGCTGGTGCTGCTGCACGACCCGGCCGGGCACGACGCATGGCACGGCACCTTCCGCCTGGTGACGCTGGTGCGTGCGGAGCTGGAGCCGGAGATGGCCGCCGACCCGCTGCTGCCCGACGTGTGCTGGTCGTGGCTGACGGGCGCGCTGCAGGCGCGCGGGCTGGCGTACGGCGAGCCGAGCGGCACCGTCACGCGCGCGAGCTCCCACTACTTCGGCGGCCTGTCCGCGCGCCCGGCTGCCTCGCAGATCGAGATCCGCGCGTCCTGGACGCCCCGGGAGGGGCTGGGCGGGGTGCCGGACACGGCGGCGCACCTGGCCTCGTGGTGCGATCTGCTGGCCCAGGTCGCGGGCCTGCCGCCGGCCGGTCCGGGGGACGCGTCGGTGGTGACGCTGCCGCAGCGCCGGGGGCCGCAGTCACGCTGACGTGCCGCCCCCCTCCTAAACAATCTTGGTGATCTCTTTGTCGATACGGCCACTTTCCGCCATGAAGTGCGCCGGACCGAACCGACTCGATCTTCGGATGATCGATCGCGCGTCCGAATTGCACGGATTGTTACTCACTAGATCGTGATCATCCCCTAAAGGCGGACGGGGTTGGTGCCGAAGACGACTGTGACCTTGAAAGCACGGTTCGTCCCGGCTTCACCCCCCACAAGCCGGCCCACT includes these proteins:
- the hemE gene encoding uroporphyrinogen decarboxylase; the protein is MSANDTPPGKKPTQPAATYDSAFLKACRREPVPHTPVWFMRQAGRSLPEYRKVREGVPMLESCMRPELVTEITLQPVRRHNVDAAIYFSDIVVPLKAIGIDLDIKPGVGPVVENPVRARSDLDRLRDLAPEDVSYVTEAIGLLTAELGATPLIGFAGAPFTLASYLVEGGPSRTYENAKAMMYGDPELWADLLDRLADITAAFLKVQIEAGASAVQLFDSWVGALAPADYRRSVMPASAKVFQAVAEYGVPRIHFGVGTGELLNLMGEAGADVVGVDWRVPLDEAARRVGPGKALQGNLDPTVLFTTTQAVEAKAREVLDAAAGLEGHVFNLGHGVMPSTDPDALTRLVEYVHTQTAR
- a CDS encoding FAD-dependent oxidoreductase, with product MNMSSAHASRERLVVIGGDAAGMSAASQARRLKGPDELEIVVYERGHFTSFSACGIPYWVGGDVTERDRLIARTPEEHRARGIDVRLRTEVTAIDVERRGVSARDVDSGDESWTSYDKLVIATGARPVRPDMPGADAPGVHGVQTLDDGQALLDTLTRARGRRAVVIGAGYIGVEMAEALINRGYSVTVVNRGKEPMSTLDPDMGRLVHEAMEGMGITMVDDAEVTKVLTGEDGRVRAVATEDAEYPADVVVLGIGVTPETALAEAAGLPLGDHRGLLTDQSMRVRGHEDIWAGGDCVEVLDLVSGQQRHIALGTHANKHGQVIGTNVGGGYATFPGVVGTAVSKVCDLEIARTGLREKDARRAGLQFETVTIESTSRAGYYPGASPMTVKMLAERRTGRLLGVQIVGREGAGKRVDIAAVALTAGMTVEQMTALDLGYAPPFSPVWDPVLVAARKAARAVGQRR
- a CDS encoding rhomboid family intramembrane serine protease, coding for MVIPVHDVNPVRRTPWVTYALIAANVYVFLSTPGVAGSVAGDSSLSQLCHLQAFLDHYAAVPQELIHHQMPRVVPTGDVGVGTHGAGCVVGPPSYDKSPALSVLTAMFLHGSWLHLLGNMLFLLIFGNNIEDRMGHIRFALFYVACGYAAAYGFALLNDDSGDPLIGASGAIAGVLGAYLVLYPKARVWVLVPFLIFLPLRLPAWLVLGFWFVLQAVYSSGEGVSDAGTVAYAAHIVGFLAGMLLAWPLRPGTPPPPEPRGRLFGRRARPRHTW
- a CDS encoding DUF3000 domain-containing protein; this translates as MAAAQGRLSDGADGMDDANEGDPHAGGAAPPPFRAAVDALRTARLRPQIEVEPTPAPQRLAPFSYALEATVVDGDQDLADGRLVLLHDPAGHDAWHGTFRLVTLVRAELEPEMAADPLLPDVCWSWLTGALQARGLAYGEPSGTVTRASSHYFGGLSARPAASQIEIRASWTPREGLGGVPDTAAHLASWCDLLAQVAGLPPAGPGDASVVTLPQRRGPQSR
- a CDS encoding DUF4349 domain-containing protein, with protein sequence MRAQRSARRPGRALAGILLAALALTGCSGANDMGASSSDGKAADSKGEAVAPEGAGDAGRASGAKSSTPPKLTANSIIRTASLTVQVKNVPKALDQARTATENAGGYVADETTTRDEKGNEQTRVVLRVPTERYEQVLADLEGTGRLLDRAAKAQDVTDQVVDVESRIQSQRASVARIRELMDRATKLSDVVTLEGELSSREADLEALLAQQASLKDRTSMATITVSLTRTPVKKAEKDDDPGFLDALAGAWHAFVTMLRWIAVVLGAVLPFAAVAVLVLLVWLRLVRPRLPRRPAPAPATGALGPLPTARPAPEAPRAQEPGEQD